One segment of bacterium DNA contains the following:
- a CDS encoding DMT family transporter, whose translation MLVAYVSLLSLTLAWGFTFPLVQAALHSASPMVFIGLRFGLAAVVFPLLVWPRAFRLNHTLLWKGAVLGILLGAGYALQTFGLGLTTAARAGFLTGTLVPMTPLFAWLLFRERINRRQIIAVVLAFAGTAIMSEPSAGGLNLGDALTLLCAVSFALQVVYVGRWAKHENEIQLSWLQIAAVMLLAGLAIPLEAPRLTFSPLLLAALLITSLLATTLGVWAQMRYQPRISTTAAAIIYAMEPVFAGLASWIILGAVPGIATLTGAGFIFAGMLLSASTPSPVKPEIP comes from the coding sequence ATGCTTGTTGCCTATGTGAGTCTGTTGTCCCTGACGTTGGCGTGGGGATTTACCTTTCCGCTGGTGCAGGCCGCGCTGCATTCCGCCTCGCCGATGGTGTTTATTGGCCTGCGGTTCGGTCTGGCGGCGGTAGTGTTTCCGCTGCTGGTCTGGCCGCGCGCCTTCCGCCTGAACCACACCCTGCTTTGGAAGGGCGCCGTGCTGGGAATTTTGCTCGGCGCGGGCTACGCGCTGCAAACCTTCGGGCTTGGCCTGACCACCGCCGCGCGCGCGGGATTTCTGACAGGCACTCTCGTACCCATGACTCCGCTGTTTGCGTGGCTGCTCTTCCGCGAGCGCATCAACCGCCGGCAAATTATTGCGGTAGTTCTGGCCTTTGCCGGAACCGCCATCATGTCCGAACCATCGGCAGGCGGCCTCAACCTCGGCGATGCGCTGACACTGCTCTGTGCAGTCAGCTTTGCCTTGCAGGTGGTCTATGTGGGCCGCTGGGCCAAACATGAAAATGAGATCCAGCTTTCCTGGCTGCAAATTGCCGCCGTCATGCTGCTGGCCGGCCTGGCCATTCCCCTCGAGGCTCCGCGCTTGACCTTCTCGCCGCTTCTGCTGGCCGCGCTGCTCATCACCTCGCTGCTTGCCACCACTCTCGGCGTCTGGGCACAGATGCGCTATCAGCCCCGCATCTCCACCACTGCCGCCGCCATCATCTATGCCATGGAACCGGTGTTCGCCGGACTCGCCTCGTGGATTATCCTCGGCGCCGTCCCCGGCATCGCGACCCTCACCGGCGCGGGTTTCATCTTCGCCGGCATGCTGCTCTCCGCTTCCACCCCGTCCCCCGTCAAACCCGAAATCCCGTAG
- a CDS encoding DEAD/DEAH box helicase, translating to MTKTTTQAKDFTKFGLDERLIKAVTEMGYERPTPIQEQAIPSLLEGKDVIGSAQTGTGKTAAFGLPILHKFLGQQTKGHSLRALILSPTRELAAQIEEALKAYAKHTKLKVAVVIGGVSIVPQTKRLKDGVDILVATPGRLLDHVEHGNVRFDQLEVFVLDEADRMLDMGFLPDVRRIVAMLPKQRQTMLFSATVPPEIAVLAGSLLHNPERVQVGRTSQAAVGITHAVYPVQAHLKPDLLSSLLRDIGSPSVLIFTRTKRRADKLSRALGKSGLKIAVIHGDRTQNQRIAALEGFKRGKFEVLVATDIAARGLDVEGITHVINFDVPATPEDYVHRIGRTARAEAVGDAFTLVAPEEEYEMRQIESHLGRALPRVALRDFDYGVAAPETRNSLQRASVNKKTIPTSFHSSRRKALPRKR from the coding sequence TTGACGAAGACAACAACGCAGGCGAAGGACTTTACGAAGTTCGGGCTGGACGAACGACTGATCAAGGCCGTGACCGAAATGGGGTATGAACGGCCGACGCCGATCCAGGAGCAGGCGATACCCTCGCTGCTGGAAGGCAAGGATGTGATCGGCTCGGCGCAGACCGGCACGGGCAAAACCGCGGCCTTCGGGCTGCCGATCCTGCACAAGTTTCTGGGCCAGCAGACGAAGGGGCACTCGCTCCGCGCGCTGATCCTCTCCCCTACCCGCGAACTGGCGGCGCAGATCGAAGAGGCGCTGAAAGCCTACGCCAAGCACACCAAGCTGAAAGTGGCCGTGGTGATCGGCGGCGTGTCCATCGTGCCGCAGACCAAGCGGCTGAAGGACGGCGTGGACATTCTGGTGGCCACACCGGGACGGCTGCTGGACCACGTGGAGCACGGCAACGTGCGGTTCGACCAGCTCGAAGTGTTTGTGCTGGACGAAGCGGACCGCATGCTGGACATGGGTTTCCTGCCCGACGTGCGGCGGATTGTGGCGATGCTTCCCAAGCAGCGGCAGACGATGCTGTTCTCCGCGACGGTGCCGCCGGAAATTGCGGTGCTGGCGGGAAGTTTGCTGCACAATCCGGAGCGCGTGCAGGTCGGGCGCACGTCGCAGGCAGCGGTGGGCATCACCCATGCGGTGTATCCGGTGCAGGCGCATCTGAAACCGGATCTGCTATCCTCGCTGCTGCGGGACATCGGATCGCCCTCGGTGCTGATTTTCACGCGCACCAAACGCCGCGCGGACAAGCTGTCGCGGGCGCTGGGCAAATCGGGTCTGAAGATCGCGGTGATCCACGGCGACCGTACGCAGAATCAGCGGATCGCGGCGCTGGAAGGGTTCAAGCGCGGCAAGTTTGAAGTGCTGGTGGCGACGGACATCGCGGCGCGCGGTCTGGACGTGGAAGGAATCACCCACGTGATCAATTTCGACGTTCCGGCAACGCCGGAAGATTATGTGCACCGCATCGGCCGCACGGCGCGCGCCGAAGCCGTGGGCGACGCCTTTACACTGGTGGCACCGGAAGAGGAATACGAAATGCGGCAGATCGAAAGCCATCTGGGCCGCGCGCTTCCCCGCGTGGCGCTGCGCGATTTCGATTACGGCGTGGCCGCACCGGAAACCCGCAACTCCCTGCAGCGGGCCAGTGTGAACAAGAAGACCATTCCCACCAGCTTCCATTCGTCGCGAAGGAAAGCGCTGCCGAGGAAACGCTGA
- a CDS encoding Nramp family divalent metal transporter, whose protein sequence is MTFPSPIRNIKSRFNPTWARLLLFMSVMGPGIITANVDNDAGGITTYSVAGAHYGLATLWIFIPMTVALIMIQEMVNRMGVVTGKGLSDLIREQFGARWTFYLMVALLATNFGNVLAEFSGVAAAGELFGVPRWVSVPIAGALVWALVIAGTYATIEKIFLVATLFYAAYIISGVEVRPDWLAVGKSLVIPTITSERAYLFTLIGLVGTTIAPWMQFYQQASVVEKNIPLKNYRYSRMDTIFGGITVSVVALFIVVVCADTLFVHAVRVETADEAAKALAPLAGRFASILFGLGLLNASLFAASILPISTSYTICEAMGWESGLDKKYSEARQFYFLYTALIVIGGLFVMIPGLPLIGVMLLSQVVNGIMLPFTVVPILLFVNNKRLMGTYVNGRLYNYVCWIFMGAITLLSLLYLVMQFTGKE, encoded by the coding sequence TTGACCTTTCCATCTCCCATCCGCAATATTAAATCCCGGTTCAATCCCACATGGGCGCGGCTGCTGCTGTTTATGTCCGTGATGGGACCGGGGATAATTACAGCCAACGTGGACAACGACGCGGGCGGCATCACCACGTACTCCGTGGCGGGCGCGCACTACGGGTTGGCCACGCTATGGATCTTCATTCCCATGACCGTGGCCCTGATCATGATTCAGGAGATGGTCAACCGTATGGGTGTGGTGACGGGCAAGGGGCTCTCGGACCTGATCCGCGAGCAGTTCGGCGCGCGCTGGACCTTCTACCTGATGGTCGCGCTGCTGGCGACAAACTTCGGCAACGTGCTGGCGGAGTTTTCCGGTGTGGCGGCGGCGGGAGAGTTGTTCGGTGTGCCGCGCTGGGTCAGTGTGCCGATTGCCGGCGCGCTGGTGTGGGCGCTGGTGATTGCCGGAACCTATGCCACCATCGAGAAGATCTTTTTAGTGGCCACGCTGTTTTATGCGGCCTATATTATCAGCGGCGTCGAAGTGCGGCCCGACTGGCTGGCGGTGGGCAAATCGCTGGTGATTCCCACTATTACCAGCGAGCGCGCCTATTTGTTTACGCTGATCGGCCTGGTGGGAACCACCATTGCGCCGTGGATGCAGTTTTACCAACAGGCTTCGGTGGTCGAGAAGAATATTCCGCTGAAGAATTACCGCTATTCGCGGATGGACACGATTTTCGGCGGGATCACGGTCAGTGTGGTGGCGCTGTTCATTGTAGTGGTCTGCGCGGACACGCTGTTTGTCCATGCGGTGCGGGTAGAGACGGCGGATGAAGCCGCCAAGGCGCTGGCGCCGCTGGCGGGACGGTTTGCCTCGATCCTCTTCGGGCTCGGTCTGTTGAACGCCAGCCTGTTTGCGGCCTCGATCCTGCCGATCTCCACTTCCTACACGATTTGCGAGGCGATGGGCTGGGAAAGCGGTCTGGACAAGAAGTATTCGGAAGCCAGGCAGTTCTACTTTCTGTATACGGCGCTGATCGTAATCGGCGGCCTGTTTGTGATGATACCCGGCCTGCCGCTGATCGGCGTGATGCTACTCTCGCAGGTGGTCAACGGGATTATGCTGCCCTTCACCGTGGTGCCGATTCTGCTGTTTGTCAATAACAAGCGGCTGATGGGCACCTATGTCAATGGCCGCCTTTACAACTATGTCTGCTGGATTTTTATGGGGGCCATCACGCTGCTCTCGCTGCTGTATCTGGTGATGCAGTTTACCGGGAAAGAGTAG